One region of Sus scrofa isolate TJ Tabasco breed Duroc chromosome 3, Sscrofa11.1, whole genome shotgun sequence genomic DNA includes:
- the TBC1D24 gene encoding TBC1 domain family member 24 isoform X2 — protein MDAPGYNCFVDRDRMDAAIQDLGPKELSCTDVQELKQLARQGYWAHSYALRGKVYQRLIRDIPCRTVTPDASVYSDIVGKIVGQHSGSSLPLPEFVDNTQVPSYCLNPQGEGAVRKILLCIANQFPDVSFCPALPAVVALLLHYSMDEAECFEKACRILACNDPSRKLIDQSFLAFESSCMTFGDLVNKYCQAAHKLMVAVSEDVLQVYADWQRWLFGELPLSYFSRVFDVFLVEGYKVLYRVALAILKFFHKVRAGQPLESDNVKQDIRAFVKDIAKTVSPEKLLEKAFAIRLFSRKEIQLLQMANEKALKQRGITVKQKRQFVHLAVHAENFHSEVVGVREMRDIWSWVPERFALCQPLLLFSSLQHGYSLTRFFLHCEGHEPTVLLIKTTQKEVCGAYLSTDWAERNKFGGKLGFFGTGECFVFRLQPEVQRYEWVVIKHPELTRPVSSENTTSLPSLCHSASPDASDRLSPFLAARHFNLPSKTESLFMAGGNDCLIIGGGGGQALYIDGDLNRGRTGHCDTFNNQPLCSENFLIAAVEAWGFQDPDTQ, from the exons ATGGACGCCCCGGGCTACAACTGCTTTGTGGACAGAGACAGGATGGACGCCGCCATCCAGGACCTGGGGCCCAAGGAGCTGAGCTGCACCGACGTGCAGGAGCTGAAGCAGCTGGCGCGCCAGGGCTACTGGGCCCACAGCTACGCCCTGCGGGGAAAGGTGTACCAGCGCCTGATCCGGGACATCCCCTGCCGCACGGTCACACCGGACGCCAGTGTGTACAGTGACATTGTCGGCAAGATCGTGGGCCAGCACAGCGGCAGCAGCCTGCCCCTGCCCGAGTTCGTGGACAACACGCAGGTGCCCAGCTACTGCCTGAACCCGCAGGGCGAGGGCGCCGTGCGTAAGATCCTGCTGTGCATCGCCAACCAGTTCCCCGACGTCTCCTTCTGTCCCGCACTGCCCGCGGTCGTGGCCCTGCTGCTCCACTACAGCATGGACGAGGCCGAGTGCTTCGAGAAGGCCTGCCGCATCCTGGCCTGCAACGACCCCAGCAGGAAGCTGATTGACCAGAGCTTCCTGGCCTTCGAGTCGTCCTGCATGACGTTTGGAGACCTGGTGAACAAGTACTGCCAGGCGGCCCACAAGCTGATGGTGGCCGTGTCGGAGGACGTCCTGCAGGTCTACGCGGACTGGCAGCGCTGGCTGTTCGGAGAGCTGCCCCTCAGCTACTTCTCCCGCGTCTTCGACGTCTTCCTGGTGGAGGGTTACAAGGTGCTGTACCGCGTCGCGCTGGCCATCCTCAAATTCTTCCACAAGGTGAGAGCCGGGCAGCCCCTGGAGTCGGACAACGTGAAGCAAGACATCCGCGCCTTCGTCAAGGACATCGCCAAGACCGTGTCGCCCGAGAAGCTGCTGGAGAAAGCCTTCGCCATCCGCCTCTTCTCTCGGAAGGAGATCCAGCTCCTGCAGATGGCCAACGAGAAGGCTCTGAAGCAGAGGGGCATCACCGTCAAGCAGAAGAG GCAGTTCGTGCACCTGGCCGTCCACGCAGAGAACTTCCACTCGGAGGTTGTCGGTGTGAGGGAGATGAGGGACATCTGGTCGTGGGTCCCGGAGCGCTTCGCCCTCTGCCAGCCCCTCCTGCTCTTCTCTTCCCTGCAGCATGGGTACAGCCTGACCAG GTTCTTTCTCCATTGTGAAGGACACGAGCCCACGGTCCTGCTCATCAAGACCACACAAAAGGAG GTGTGCGGGGCTTACCTGTCCACAGACTGGGCTGAGAGGAACAAGTTCGGAGGCAAGCTGGGCTTCTTCGGGACCGGAGAATGCTTCGTGTTCAGG CTGCAGCCCGAGGTCCAGCGCTACGAGTGGGTGGTCATCAAACACCCAGAGCTGACCAGACCCGTGTCCTCGGAGAACACCACCAGCCTGCCCTCGCTTTGCCACTCCGCATCCCCAGATGCCTCTGACCGACTCTCGCCCTTCCTGGCTGCTCGGCACTTCAACCTGCCCTCCAAGACCGAGTCCTTGTTCATGGCCGGGGGCAATGACTGCCTCATCATAG GTGGAGGGGGCGGCCAGGCGCTGTACATCGATGGGGACCTGAATCGGGGCCGCACGGGCCACTGCGACACCTTCAACAACCAGCCACTTTGCTCGGAGAACTTCCTCATCGCTGCTGTGGAGGCCTGGGGCTTCCAGGACCCCGACACTCAGTGA
- the TBC1D24 gene encoding TBC1 domain family member 24 isoform X1, with protein MDAPGYNCFVDRDRMDAAIQDLGPKELSCTDVQELKQLARQGYWAHSYALRGKVYQRLIRDIPCRTVTPDASVYSDIVGKIVGQHSGSSLPLPEFVDNTQVPSYCLNPQGEGAVRKILLCIANQFPDVSFCPALPAVVALLLHYSMDEAECFEKACRILACNDPSRKLIDQSFLAFESSCMTFGDLVNKYCQAAHKLMVAVSEDVLQVYADWQRWLFGELPLSYFSRVFDVFLVEGYKVLYRVALAILKFFHKVRAGQPLESDNVKQDIRAFVKDIAKTVSPEKLLEKAFAIRLFSRKEIQLLQMANEKALKQRGITVKQKSVSLSRRQFVHLAVHAENFHSEVVGVREMRDIWSWVPERFALCQPLLLFSSLQHGYSLTRFFLHCEGHEPTVLLIKTTQKEVCGAYLSTDWAERNKFGGKLGFFGTGECFVFRLQPEVQRYEWVVIKHPELTRPVSSENTTSLPSLCHSASPDASDRLSPFLAARHFNLPSKTESLFMAGGNDCLIIGGGGGQALYIDGDLNRGRTGHCDTFNNQPLCSENFLIAAVEAWGFQDPDTQ; from the exons ATGGACGCCCCGGGCTACAACTGCTTTGTGGACAGAGACAGGATGGACGCCGCCATCCAGGACCTGGGGCCCAAGGAGCTGAGCTGCACCGACGTGCAGGAGCTGAAGCAGCTGGCGCGCCAGGGCTACTGGGCCCACAGCTACGCCCTGCGGGGAAAGGTGTACCAGCGCCTGATCCGGGACATCCCCTGCCGCACGGTCACACCGGACGCCAGTGTGTACAGTGACATTGTCGGCAAGATCGTGGGCCAGCACAGCGGCAGCAGCCTGCCCCTGCCCGAGTTCGTGGACAACACGCAGGTGCCCAGCTACTGCCTGAACCCGCAGGGCGAGGGCGCCGTGCGTAAGATCCTGCTGTGCATCGCCAACCAGTTCCCCGACGTCTCCTTCTGTCCCGCACTGCCCGCGGTCGTGGCCCTGCTGCTCCACTACAGCATGGACGAGGCCGAGTGCTTCGAGAAGGCCTGCCGCATCCTGGCCTGCAACGACCCCAGCAGGAAGCTGATTGACCAGAGCTTCCTGGCCTTCGAGTCGTCCTGCATGACGTTTGGAGACCTGGTGAACAAGTACTGCCAGGCGGCCCACAAGCTGATGGTGGCCGTGTCGGAGGACGTCCTGCAGGTCTACGCGGACTGGCAGCGCTGGCTGTTCGGAGAGCTGCCCCTCAGCTACTTCTCCCGCGTCTTCGACGTCTTCCTGGTGGAGGGTTACAAGGTGCTGTACCGCGTCGCGCTGGCCATCCTCAAATTCTTCCACAAGGTGAGAGCCGGGCAGCCCCTGGAGTCGGACAACGTGAAGCAAGACATCCGCGCCTTCGTCAAGGACATCGCCAAGACCGTGTCGCCCGAGAAGCTGCTGGAGAAAGCCTTCGCCATCCGCCTCTTCTCTCGGAAGGAGATCCAGCTCCTGCAGATGGCCAACGAGAAGGCTCTGAAGCAGAGGGGCATCACCGTCAAGCAGAAGAG TGTTTCACTTTCTAGAAG GCAGTTCGTGCACCTGGCCGTCCACGCAGAGAACTTCCACTCGGAGGTTGTCGGTGTGAGGGAGATGAGGGACATCTGGTCGTGGGTCCCGGAGCGCTTCGCCCTCTGCCAGCCCCTCCTGCTCTTCTCTTCCCTGCAGCATGGGTACAGCCTGACCAG GTTCTTTCTCCATTGTGAAGGACACGAGCCCACGGTCCTGCTCATCAAGACCACACAAAAGGAG GTGTGCGGGGCTTACCTGTCCACAGACTGGGCTGAGAGGAACAAGTTCGGAGGCAAGCTGGGCTTCTTCGGGACCGGAGAATGCTTCGTGTTCAGG CTGCAGCCCGAGGTCCAGCGCTACGAGTGGGTGGTCATCAAACACCCAGAGCTGACCAGACCCGTGTCCTCGGAGAACACCACCAGCCTGCCCTCGCTTTGCCACTCCGCATCCCCAGATGCCTCTGACCGACTCTCGCCCTTCCTGGCTGCTCGGCACTTCAACCTGCCCTCCAAGACCGAGTCCTTGTTCATGGCCGGGGGCAATGACTGCCTCATCATAG GTGGAGGGGGCGGCCAGGCGCTGTACATCGATGGGGACCTGAATCGGGGCCGCACGGGCCACTGCGACACCTTCAACAACCAGCCACTTTGCTCGGAGAACTTCCTCATCGCTGCTGTGGAGGCCTGGGGCTTCCAGGACCCCGACACTCAGTGA